GGGATGTATATGTCTGATCACTtgtctgtatgtatatataacCATGTTCACACTATAAAATAGAAGCAAACCTCTTAAGTGTTTTTCctaattcattcataaaatgaattgaaggtttctctgtgtaatcccttagttgtCCAGAATAAGGTTGAATTCTGTGAAATCACATtatagaccaggggtgggcaaactttgacacacaggccacaatgggttaaaaaaaattgacaggggctgggccaggatatatattacattagagatttggcctgtaacatgtagcaaagcatgaatatgcaaggctcattgtacaaattgttttccaaatgcattaattcaattaataattgatttattaaatttcaCAGCATAAACACAGCAggaaaagatcaacaacttgttgaaaaggtaaactgAATAAGGTTTACcattacctattttaatatatttggtcatgtttggcgggccggattaataaacccaaagggccgtgtggcCCCCAggctgtagtttgcccatgtctgttaTAGACACTACAGATCATTGTCTATTTtgggaaaacacacacaatggcCCTCTAGGATTACAATTCGTAattgtattatttgtgtttttcatctGTAAAAGTTAGGTGAAGAAGACCCACAGTCTGGAAAAAGTATTTAggaagaggacaggtgaggttAATTTCTGGTGTTTGTTGAACTGTCAACTCTCGAGCATGCAAGTGAAGAGGAAGATTACGGCTCTTGCTTTGTTCCAGTTTCAGCTTTTTCAGTACCCGCTCTGGCAACTTCTGTAGATCAAGATCATACACAAGTAGAAATGGTGTTCATAGTGTAGAGGAAATATTTGTTACTACAAACTGCAGATGCATGTTTAACTTGAATACAATATTAACATACCTGAGGTGCCAGCTTGCTCCAGTGGGAATATTTATGATCACCAAGAATGGGACAAGCCAAGGCAAATGCCATATGAACCCTCAACTGATGCTTCACATCTGTAAAAATAATTGACATGAAGATTATTTTCTTAGCCATTTCTGAAGAAATTACAACTATGTCATTACCAGTCAGTGGCTCTAGTTCCACAAGACTGCAACCACTGTTGCTATCCAAAACCTTATATTTGGTCACTGCAGGTTCAGCTTGCCGATGCGCTCGCATTTTGGTTAGACCATCTCCACCATTGTTCATTCGGaaaagaggactaagagacatctgaaagaaaataaatgcagttagaatgtgttttgtttaaatcaatCAAAGGCAATAGATATAGAGAACCTTATAATGTGGCTGAGGTCTGGTGACCTCACGTTCAATAATTGGAATATCTATGACTCCCTCCGCTGGAACTGGCTTACCCACTACAACAGCCctattgaaaaaaatcaaaagacCATGGAATAAACTATGAACTTACCGGTAAATCGATTTTACATGATCATCTTACCAGTATTTCCTTTGCACTTGGTTGTGTCTATGTAGGTAAGTTATATGCTCTGCTGCTTTTACACTTTGAGCTAACAGAAGAACCCCAGTGACCTCCTTCTCCAGACCCAGACAAGGCAGAAGCAGAGAATCAGTCTTCACTTTCATCCCATCCATCATTTTACACAGTATAGGAAGCACACTGGAGATGGACATTGAGTTTGTTGTGGAGTCATCTAGAAGAGCAAAATGTATTATCTATTTTATTACCACTCAGCATACTCCCATTGTTAATTTTTAGATAACTGAAACATACGCATATTACATTCTTTACCAACTGATTGCTTCAGATTGTGCAAACCTTTAACACACTTTACCTCGCACAGTTATTCCGTATGGTTTGTTGATGATAACCAGGTCCTTGTCCTGATACAGGACGCTTCTGTGCAGGTGTTTGGCCATCACATTGGGATGCACATTTTGGAGCTGCCGTGTGAACTGTTTGAGCTCAGTCACCCTCTGCTGTAATGCGGACACGGGAGTCGGGTCTACGTGGGTCTTTAGTTTCTCCTTCTGAACCTTTTCCGCCAGATCCACTGCCCGAAGTCGAGGCTTGTCTCTCGGGTCTGTGTCCAATGTGACCCCGGCGCTCAGGCCCCGTAAGCTCCGCTGAAGTCTGCGACAGTGTGCCCATGTTTGTGGATGATAAAGAATTGCGCAAAACTCTCTGCTAACTATACTTGTACAGAAATTCATGTTCAGATCGTTCACCGTTTGCTTTCCCTCAGAAGACACATGCTGTAGCGTAAACTTCCCTTCCTTCAAAATACTTGTCTTAATTGCAGAAAACTAAAAGGTAGTGTGACGTTGCTGCGGGAACACATGAATATACCCTGAAATGCGATGCAAAGTTATcgataaaacatgtttatgaaGAGTTGGGTTGATTTAGAGTCGCTGTACTTGATCATGGTTTACCATAACCATTATTCTGAAAAGACGTTCCGTCACTGTAAAGCGTTTCTGTTTTTAGTTCGTTTTGTTCATCCGAACTGCCCGTTGTAAACATGCAAGCAAAAAGGTAATTGTCATTATAATCACCGCCCACTCGGACAACGCAGGAACTTTAATACATGGTGGCAATGGTCCACGACATGTTTCACGGAACGCAGTTCAAAATGTAGAAAATTtcctttttatgtatttttaatggatATTAAATCATTGTACAGGCAACACGAAATCGTCAAACTGCCGTGAAGATTGAACAAGAGGAGAAATGCACAggacactttaaaaaaaattgattacACCTTTGTTTTCACCGTAGCATACCTTTACGCAAACCTCAAATCATGAAAATTACAGATGGCGTTTTTCGAAGTTTTAGAGTCGCAAGGACCTACCGAGAGCATTTAGACAAAGTCAACTGTGTGGATTTCAGCCCAAACGGTGAAAATGCGTTATCTAGCAGCGACGACGACTCTATTATATTGTATGACATGAGGCAAGAGGGAAGgtgaatataaataatataatttaatttgcatgtgtaaaatgtaaacatgattGTGACGGAGGATTTTTACTCAGACCATCAGGCACCCTGTACAGCAAAAAGTATGGAGTGGATCTGATCCGTTACACTCACAGTGATGCGGATACTGTGGTTTTCAGCTCCAACAAACTAGATGGTACTTATATTGTATTTCCCTTTTCTAAACATCAACACACGAAGAGAACATGCAGTAAACTATTTCCTGATGTACAGATACCATCAGATATTTATCCCTCACCGACAACAAGTTCATCAGATATTTTCCAGGCCACACAGCAAGGTTGGTAAAACAACACTTAACAAATTAAGCAAACCATTTTACTATTACTGTGTTCTGTCATTATTACCAGATACCATATATAATTTCTTTTgataagtttttattttacattcctTTTCAGTGTCATTTCCCTCTCAATGTCACCTGTGGATGACACATTTATCTCAAGCTCTTTGGATAAGACCATTCGCCTCTGGGATCTGCGCTCACCAAACTGCCAGGTGAGTGGACATCTTAAAACcactttttaatttgaaaatgtcaaCTCTGTACCTTTTTTATGCACTTCACTGTGTTTCAGGGCCTAACCAATCCCCTGGGGACATCTGTGTGCTCTTTTGATCCTGATGGACTGATATTTGCTGCTGGTGTTGACTCACAGCTCCTTAAATTATATGACCTACGAGCTTCTGACAAGGTAGCCAAATTAGATAAAACAACAATTTGTTCATCTTACTTGGTTTGAATGATTTGGGGTTGTTAAAAAATCAATACCTAGATACTAATCCATGCTAAGACTAGAGATTCATTTCAACAGGTATCAATACTGGAAAAATATAACGTAGCTTGACAAAGTTTGACATTTcatgaatagttttagaatgattttgagccaTTTCAGAtttagtataagaccacatggctTTGTAAAGAAACTTATATGTTAAGAATTTATCATGTTGtctaaaaatatgttgtttttttgtgtgttatcaAAATCTGTATTCAGTATTACCccttttttcagtatcagagTCCATTATGAAACTttagtattgttaaaaaaatttaaatgatttatACATCACCGGAATTacataatatttatatttgccACAACTAAATATATTACCATTTCACTCTTTGTCTGTTTTAAGGGCCCCTTTGCTTCATTTGAGATAATTTTTAATCGTTTTTGTGACTGGACTGGACTTAAATTCAGTTATAATGGCAAGCAGATTCTCATCTCTACAAATGGAGGGATGATTCGTGTCCTGAATGCCTTCAGTGGAGCAGTGCTGCACACATTTTCTGTAAGTTTCCTGTCTAAACACTAATACAACCTTTGCATGCATTTATATGAagtttgtgaaatgttttataggGGTACAACAACAGCAGAGGTATTCCATTAGAGGCCTGCTTTACCCCTGACTCTCAGTTTGTCATGATTGGTGAGCCCTGAAACTTAACCCTATAATTAACTGCTTCTTGTAAT
The sequence above is drawn from the Periophthalmus magnuspinnatus isolate fPerMag1 chromosome 5, fPerMag1.2.pri, whole genome shotgun sequence genome and encodes:
- the LOC117370584 gene encoding pseudouridylate synthase RPUSD4, mitochondrial-like — its product is MNFCTSIVSREFCAILYHPQTWAHCRRLQRSLRGLSAGVTLDTDPRDKPRLRAVDLAEKVQKEKLKTHVDPTPVSALQQRVTELKQFTRQLQNVHPNVMAKHLHRSVLYQDKDLVIINKPYGITVRDDSTTNSMSISSVLPILCKMMDGMKVKTDSLLLPCLGLEKEVTGVLLLAQSVKAAEHITYLHRHNQVQRKYWAVVVGKPVPAEGVIDIPIIEREVTRPQPHYKMSLSPLFRMNNGGDGLTKMRAHRQAEPAVTKYKVLDSNSGCSLVELEPLTDVKHQLRVHMAFALACPILGDHKYSHWSKLAPQKLPERVLKKLKLEQSKSRNLPLHLHARELTVQQTPEINLTCPLPKYFFQTVGLLHLTFTDEKHK
- the LOC117370582 gene encoding WD repeat-containing protein 82-like isoform X2, which encodes MKITDGVFRSFRVARTYREHLDKVNCVDFSPNGENALSSSDDDSIILYDMRQEGRPSGTLYSKKYGVDLIRYTHSDADTVVFSSNKLDDTIRYLSLTDNKFIRYFPGHTASVISLSMSPVDDTFISSSLDKTIRLWDLRSPNCQGLTNPLGTSVCSFDPDGLIFAAGVDSQLLKLYDLRASDKGPFASFEIIFNRFCDWTGLKFSYNGKQILISTNGGMIRVLNAFSGAVLHTFSGYNNSRGIPLEACFTPDSQFVMIGSEDGRVHVWSADSGMKVAVLDGKHPGPINSLQFNPRYMTFASACSNMTFWLPCVDDF